A part of Eremothecium sinecaudum strain ATCC 58844 chromosome VII, complete sequence genomic DNA contains:
- a CDS encoding RING finger and CHY zinc finger domain-containing protein (Syntenic homolog of Ashbya gossypii AGL073C-B; Syntenic homolog of Ashbya gossypii NOHBY747; No homolog in Saccharomyces cerevisiae; Syntenic homolog of Kluyveromyces lactis KLLA0E18601g) has product MKGEDNIVENETGTGNGSTADVIVAVDTSVPGICSASSDTKDASDSEKSDNDEYDRLKTAFEQLCRGLPQIDISQWSLRFQLSTFINDLHNGLTLSNALNRLQTMKAVMESKMAAFKSMRVSSPTTKLEGGHEPIAVGKASEPEDIPMFHDLVIPKDKREEESLEEARLLSLQEEEEDNEDLRGLMKWDEALTDQDQLRQRIKIIQQLEYITPATKSKMVQKLMMGQFATHSLASQDVTEDQAGQQCSLANKEVSTDASLSDIEKRPNHTAKDHLAVPTLSAEEQVSTHHPSGVLGCPHYMRNCKIQCPTCLGWYTCRFCHDEVVTSHHFQRNKARWIMCMMCKNVQAPDSAECAGCGHDFALYFCKECVLYDNDESKDIYHCSKCGICRLGLGLGQDFFHCDGCHACLSMELQGNHRCIERSTMSNCPICSEFMFTSVKPVVYMSPCGHAIHQHCFNEHTRHSYKCPECQVTVLNMEAQFRVMDKEVEELPLPEPYCLWKCLIHCNDCGLRSTCSYHILGLRCANCYSYNTIQLKLIKSGDDDSAAETGNSAANTHDDAHSNIRQQLLHANYQREEVQPLIDVDGHEYFRNMVDMDDYMDKYLSLPANTTKVADPPSQAASNTRNLLQDTQGIGAALAGKVKKFMADHSESPSWSELSDAFKRFMETSIQGLSDNDDDDEDDDNHDNNNNNTEENHLDEDDKDGDQHYLAANPPPPGNLTEHNGLEKWTALSRVTFPLRSRESSRSYPP; this is encoded by the coding sequence ATGAAAGGAGAGGATAATATTGTTGAGAATGAAACTGGTACAGGCAACGGATCAACGGCTGATGTTATAGTGGCAGTAGATACAAGCGTACCAGGCATTTGCAGTGCATCTAGTGATACTAAGGATGCTTCCGATAGCGAGAAATCCGATAACGATGAGTATGACAGACTGAAGACTGCGTTTGAGCAGCTATGTAGGGGTCTTCCACAGATAGATATTTCACAGTGGTCGCTTCGGTTCCAACTATCTACGTTTATTAATGACTTGCATAACGGGCTTACACTCTCGAACGCTTTGAACAGGTTGCAGACCATGAAGGCCGTCATGGAAAGTAAGATGGCGGCCTTTAAGTCTATGAGAGTATCATCTCCTACTACAAAGCTAGAGGGAGGACATGAACCTATAGCGGTAGGAAAAGCATCGGAACCAGAGGATATTCCCATGTTCCATGATTTGGTGATTCCAAAGGACAAGAGAGAGGAGGAAAGTTTGGAAGAGGCTCGCCTGTTGAGTTTgcaagaagaagaagaggacAACGAGGACCTTAGAGGGTTAATGAAGTGGGATGAGGCGCTAACCGATCAAGATCAACTTCGGCAACGTATTAAAATTATACAGCAGCTTGAATATATTACTCCGGCTACAAAGTCTAAGATGGTGCAGAAGCTCATGATGGGCCAATTTGCGACGCATAGTCTAGCATCTCAGGATGTTACAGAAGACCAGGCGGGACAGCAGTGCTCGCTAGCTAACAAGGAAGTTTCTACGGACGCTTCTTTAAGCGACATCGAAAAACGTCCCAACCACACAGCAAAGGATCATTTGGCTGTTCCTACGCTCTCTGCTGAAGAGCAAGTCTCAACCCACCACCCTTCTGGTGTGCTTGGCTGCCCTCATTACATGCGAAACTGCAAAATACAATGCCCCACCTGCCTTGGGTGGTACACGTGTCGTTTCTGTCATGACGAGGTGGTCACAAGTCATCACTTCCAGCGCAATAAGGCTCGCTGGATCATGTGTATGATGTGCAAGAATGTGCAGGCTCCAGACTCCGCTGAGTGCGCGGGCTGTGGCCACGACTTTGCTCTTTACTTCTGCAAGGAGTGCGTGCTTTACGACAACGACGAGTCGAAAGACATATACCACTGCAGCAAATGTGGCATATGTCGCCTTGGTCTCGGTCTTGGCCAAGACTTCTTTCACTGCGACGGCTGTCACGCTTGCTTATCTATGGAGCTCCAAGGCAACCACCGCTGTATCGAACGCTCTACGATGTCCAATTGCCCCATCTGTAGCGAGTTCATGTTCACTTCTGTCAAGCCAGTAGTATATATGTCTCCCTGTGGCCACGCTATACATCAGCACTGCTTCAATGAGCACACTAGGCATTCTTATAAGTGTCCCGAGTGCCAGGTGACTGTCCTAAACATGGAGGCTCAGTTCCGTGTTATGGATAAGGAAGTCGAAGAACTCCCTCTCCCAGAGCCATATTGCCTCTGGAAGTGCCTGATACACTGTAACGACTGCGGCTTGCGCTCCACTTGTTCTTACCACATCTTAGGGTTACGCTGTGCTAACTGCTACAGCTATAACACCATCCAGTTAAAGCTCATTAAATCCGGCGACGATGATAGCGCCGCCGAAACCGGCAATTCAGCCGCCAATACACACGACGACGCTCATAGTAATATACGGCAGCAACTTCTTCATGCCAACTACCAGCGTGAAGAAGTGCAGCCCTTAATTGATGTAGACGGACACGAATACTTCCGTAACATGGTCGACATGGACGACTACATGGACAAATATCTAAGTCTACCCGCTAACACCACCAAAGTAGCGGACCCCCCCTCCCAGGCTGCCTCAAATACGCGCAACCTTCTACAAGATACCCAGGGGATAGGAGCTGCTTTGGCAGGTAAAGTTAAAAAGTTTATGGCAGATCACTCGGAATCTCCTTCCTGGAGTGAACTTTCAGACGCATTTAAACGTTTCATGGAGACCAGCATTCAGGGTCTCAGTGACAATGACGACGACGACGAAGACGACGACAACCATGACAATAATAACAATAACACAGAAGAAAATCACCTTGACGAAGATGACAAAGATGGTGACCAGCATTATTTAGCCGCCAACCCCCCCCCCCCTGGCAATCTGACGGAGCATAACGGTTTGGAAAAATGGACCGCGTTGTCCCGGGTAACTTTTCCGCTCCGATCACGTGAATCTTCCCGTAGTTACCCGCCTTAA
- the IRC21 gene encoding Irc21p (Syntenic homolog of Ashbya gossypii AGL073W-C; Syntenic homolog of Saccharomyces cerevisiae YMR073C (IRC21)): MVPTNRKESSRFPVPRSLQRQPGCSTLPLPSSSQPARSRNKVALKPGHSALDWHEKSQSQGVKGRLIHGIDPGAAWWENFISLQHPASIRQLEIGIPVYRIRPPLRVDKVTLEWNKDNNWCVIKGRVYCLTDYLDFHPGGVDILLKNCQGKDATALFDRYHRWVNVERLLEFCAIGEYIL, translated from the coding sequence ATGGTGCCAACTAACCGGAAAGAAAGTTCACGGTTTCCAGTACCGCGTAGTCTTCAGCGTCAACCGGGTTGCTCTACGTTGCCTCTACCGTCGTCTTCACAACCTGCGAGGTCTCGGAATAAGGTTGCATTGAAACCCGGCCATTCGGCGCTTGACTGGCATGAAAAGTCGCAAAGTCAGGGTGTGAAAGGTAGATTAATTCATGGAATAGATCCAGGGGCTGCATGGTGGGAAAACTTTATATCGCTTCAACATCCAGCTTCTATACGACAGCTAGAGATAGGTATTCCAGTGTATCGCATTAGACCACCTTTAAGAGTCGACAAAGTAACGCTAGAATGGAATAAGGACAATAACTGGTGTGTGATAAAAGGACGTGTGTATTGTCTCACAGATTATCTTGACTTCCATCCGGGAGGGGTTGACATTCTTCTTAAGAATTGCCAAGGGAAAGACGCTACCGCATTATTTGACCGGTATCACAGATGGGTTAACGTAGAGCGTTTGCTAGAGTTTTGTGCAATAGGCGAATATATACTATAG
- the TVP18 gene encoding Tvp18p (Syntenic homolog of Ashbya gossypii AGL072W; Syntenic homolog of Saccharomyces cerevisiae YMR071C (TVP18)), whose translation MAVSLKRLVDVPKIITDLKSFNFSIYGRWFGYINIILCLALGIANLFHFSLVILFAVIAILQGFVLLFTELPFLLKICPLSENFVGLIKRWESNGSRSLFYIVMAVIQWVSLAVRVTSLIVVAIGLTISAIFYGTGYLKKQEFKETNYLRDPSRDPNFPREAAVRDMV comes from the coding sequence ATGGCAGTATCATTAAAGCGTTTGGTAGACGTTCCAAAGATAATTACTGATTTAAAATCGTTCAACTTCTCAATATATGGTCGTTGGTTTGGTTATATTAACATTATTCTCTGTCTTGCGCTAGGTATTGCGAACTTATTTCACTTCAGCCTTGTTATTTTATTTGCAGTTATAGCCATCTTGCAGGGATTCGTGCTCCTATTCACTGAGCTTCCATTCCTATTGAAGATTTGCCCTTTATCTGAAAATTTTGTGGGTTTAATTAAAAGGTGGGAATCTAATGGTTCGCGTTCACTATTTTACATTGTTATGGCCGTAATTCAATGGGTTTCGCTAGCAGTTCGGGTTACCAGTTTAATTGTAGTAGCCATTGGTTTGACTATTAGTGCCATTTTTTACGGCACTGGGTACCTGAAGAAACAGGAGTTCAAGGAAACGAACTACCTACGTGATCCTTCGCGCGACCCGAACTTCCCGCGTGAGGCTGCAGTTAGGGACATGGTATAG
- a CDS encoding NHP6B family protein (Syntenic homolog of Ashbya gossypii AGL073C-A; Syntenic homolog of Saccharomyces cerevisiae YKL032C (IXR1) and YMR072W (ABF2)): MNVTNNNSPDHQQVQQGQHGYYDEDPRQQSVGGQVVDGSTGIAVNVGGGDGLQSSGGAVNNLGMMVAAPTGYYMAPVYPTSMPAVSQQNTQQYSDAMFNSFLAQFGGQRQQGQSQGQQGQQYAPQYMNQFTQSQQQQQQQQQQQQQQQQQQQQQQQQQSHQRQSQQGGPNSQRYFHAAMAAAGGAPIMEFQPQFTYALPPQSAVSAPQHPSHQQYLQSASAGSRGNAMRRSHMQFGGPPAVPVVPQPKKMSTTQSRIEKRKKLKKQGPKRPSSAYFLFSMSIREELLRQYPDAKVPELSKLSSARWKELSEEDKKPFYEKFKDNWEKYRIARKEYEATLPPKRPSGPFIQFTSEMRPKLLKDNPDKSLIEITKLVGEQWRSLPPEEKQKYTDAYKQKLKEWEEFYPDEENDSLVVPDAASATTVGAASATKIPVKLEN, encoded by the coding sequence ATGAACGTAACGAATAATAATTCGCCAGATCATCAGCAGGTTCAACAGGGTCAACATGGGTACTATGATGAGGACCCTAGACAGCAGTCGGTAGGAGGTCAGGTTGTTGATGGAAGTACGGGTATAGCTGTGAATGTTGGTGGCGGAGACGGGTTACAAAGCAGCGGAGGTGCAGTGAATAATCTTGGGATGATGGTGGCTGCACCTACAGGATACTACATGGCTCCTGTGTACCCCACATCGATGCCCGCAGTGTCGCAGCAGAATACGCAGCAGTATTCTGACGCTATGTTCAACTCCTTCCTTGCGCAATTTGGCGGACAGCGGCAGCAGGGGCAGTCCCAGGGCCAACAGGGACAGCAATATGCTCCCCAGTATATGAACCAGTTCACACAGTCgcaacagcagcagcagcagcagcaacagcagcagcaacaacaacaacaacaacagcagcaacaacaacagcagcagtCCCATCAAAGACAAAGCCAGCAGGGAGGTCCTAACTCCCAGCGTTACTTTCATGCGGCGATGGCAGCTGCAGGAGGGGCTCCAATTATGGAGTTCCAACCGCAGTTTACCTATGCGCTGCCTCCTCAATCTGCGGTATCAGCCCCACAGCATCCGTCACACCAGCAGTACTTGCAGTCAGCTTCTGCGGGCTCTCGTGGTAACGCTATGCGTCGCTCGCATATGCAGTTTGGTGGCCCACCTGCTGTCCCCGTAGTGCCACAGCCCAAGAAAATGAGCACAACCCAATCTCGTATCgagaagagaaagaagcTTAAAAAGCAGGGGCCAAAAAGACCTTCTTCTGCATACTTCTTATTTTCAATGTCGATCAGGGAGGAGCTTTTAAGGCAGTATCCTGACGCAAAAGTTCCAGAGCTGTCAAAGCTTTCTAGCGCCAGATGGAAAGAACTCTCCGAAGAGGACAAAAAGCCTTTTTATGAGAAGTTCAAAGACAATTGGGAAAAATATCGTATCGCAAGAAAAGAATATGAGGCGACTTTGCCTCCAAAGCGTCCTTCTGGGCCCTTTATTCAATTCACGTCCGAGATGAGACCGAAACTCCTCAAAGACAACCCAGATAAGTCATTAATTGAAATCACGAAGCTGGTAGGGGAGCAGTGGAGAAGTCTTCCTCCGGAAGAGAAGCAAAAGTATACAGACGCTTATAAACAGAAGTTGAAGGAATGGGAGGAGTTTTATCCAGATGAGGAAAACGACTCTTTAGTGGTACCAGATGCTGCTTCTGCTACTACTGTTGGTGCGGCAAGCGCTACGAAGATTCCCGTCAAGTTGGAGAATTAA
- the NEM1 gene encoding Nem1-Spo7 phosphatase catalytic subunit NEM1 (Syntenic homolog of Ashbya gossypii AGL070W; Syntenic homolog of Saccharomyces cerevisiae YHR004C (NEM1)) has protein sequence MNSLSYLTGSSQPSTPNEEARFPFSDGNLPNVSEEQEVEVDSNSSDAGSTRKDSRERLALIWRIVFFLPMWLIVKPISLMWFVLTFPLNLIEHTSSKDSHPYNKPALPNSQTKDLSSSHITETKSSVEPIEDDDLLGESLVLHEDSIKSSRPSTSRSSYTSTRLGKFLFPKKLIPQSILQTDRKKVLVLDLDETLIHSMSRSNSSSSASQGHMVEVKFSTSGVSTLYYVHKRPYCDLFLSRVSRWYDLVIFTASMKEYADPVIDWLEGGISARFKQRRYRSDCILRDGVGYVKDLSIISKNLQDMIIVDNSPISYAMNVDNAIQVEGWISDPSDTGLLNLLPLLEGLQFTTDTRNILSLKNGERAFM, from the coding sequence ATGAACTCCCTCTCTTATTTGACTGGGTCTTCACAACCATCCACACCAAACGAGGAAGCTCGATTTCCTTTCTCTGATGGGAACTTACCAAATGTTTCTGAGGAACAAGAAGTTGAGGTTGACTCTAATAGCAGTGATGCCGGCAGCACTCGCAAGGATAGTCGCGAGCGGCTAGCTTTAATATGGAGAATCGTATTTTTTTTGCCCATGTGGTTAATAGTGAAGCCTATATCGTTAATGTGGTTTGTGCTAACATTTCCACTGAATTTAATTGAGCATACTTCATCCAAGGATTCACACCCATATAACAAGCCGGCACTACCGAACTCGCAGACAAAGGACCTTTCATCGTCACATATTACAGAAACGAAATCTTCGGTCGAGCCAATAGAAGATGATGATCTACTAGGAGAGTCGCTAGTTTTGCATGAAGACTCAATTAAATCGTCGCGGCCGTCGACTAGTCGATCTAGTTATACGTCTACGCGATTAGGGAAATTCTTGTTCCCCAAGAAGTTAATCCCGCAATCCATTCTACAGACTGACAGGAAAAAGGTGTTAGTACTGGACCTGGACGAGACCTTAATACATTCTATGTCCCGGTCGAACTCATCGTCCAGTGCAAGCCAGGGCCATATGGTTGAGGTCAAATTTTCGACAAGCGGTGTTTCTACCTTATACTATGTGCACAAGAGACCTTATTGTGACCTGTTTCTTTCCCGTGTATCCCGGTGGTATGATCTCGTGATATTTACCGCTTCCATGAAAGAGTATGCAGATCCAGTGATTGATTGGTTAGAAGGCGGTATTTCCGCACGGTTTAAACAACGAAGATATAGATCAGATTGCATTTTGAGAGACGGCGTAGGATACGTGAAGGATCTCAGCATAATATCGAAAAATCTACAAGATATGATAATTGTGGATAATTCACCAATATCCTATGCTATGAATGTCGATAATGCTATCCAAGTAGAGGGTTGGATTAGTGACCCAAGTGATACTGGCCTATTGAACTTATTGCCGCTATTAGAAGGTCTCCAATTTACCACTGATACAAGGAATATATTGTCATTAAAGAACGGCGAACGGGCATTTATGTAG
- the SDD2 gene encoding Sdd2p (Syntenic homolog of Ashbya gossypii AGL074W; Syntenic homolog of Saccharomyces cerevisiae YMR074C) gives MDPELQALREARLQELKSSQSGEKRATGELVQQFMEPEALERLSRVALVRPDRAQAVEAYLHRMVTGGMIRSKVTEKQIVDILNGIASDEQKRKETKIIFDRKALDIDEKPNIGSGGGKGAGEDSDDDFFD, from the exons ATGGATCCAGAATTGCAGGCATTAAGAGAGGCTAGGCTTCAAGAGCTGAAAAGTAGTCAGTCTGGTGAGAAGAG AGCTACGGGCGAACTAGTTCAGCAGTTCATGGAACCAGAAGCTCTTGAAAGGCTTTCTAGAGTTGCTCTTGTACGGCCTGACCGGGCACAGGCTGTTGAGGCATATTTGCATCGGATGGTGACTGGAGGGATGATTAGGTCCAAAGTAACGGAGAAACAGATAGTTGATATTTTAAACGGTATTGCGAGTGATGAGCAGAAGCGTAAAGAAACTAAAATTATTTTTGACCGGAAGGCATTGGATATCGACGAGAAGCCCAATATAGGAAGTGGCGGGGGAAAAGGAGCCGGCGAAGATTCCGACGATGACTTCTTTGATTGA
- the MOT3 gene encoding Mot3p (Syntenic homolog of Ashbya gossypii AGL071C; Syntenic homolog of Saccharomyces cerevisiae YMR070W (MOT3)) produces the protein MDYDSHHQQQQQQQQQQQQQQQQQQQQQQQQQQQQQQQPQHVQQQSHSTQQPPQQQQHHAQQHHVQQHLQQQYQRHLATTGSSDLYDAKYIPNIPMPMPISLSTYPTPSTTPYYFHDDPHSQVADSNQIQQLPHLINQQQSAAAQQQHHHHPQQQHQQHHQPQQQPQSYYPWGLPHTYQYSIMHPQLQQHQQYGQAIPQHASIPPPAAAVTQVAAMPNMNASGMPPGQMLDPNAFENVHKCHFCEKAFKRKSWLKRHLLSHSTIKPYSCPWCHSRHKRKDNLSQHLKLKHAEMLLERLSGSHPNTGSSLSGRISTDGSRSSRAVSSGSAGALSVSTGGTSTFSIKDMIDSGVLNKNEVKKTLNSLINADMADSMEQHTPSMQVSGLNSLSSSASPSSVSRNTQPMMVVPASTSHNNAGGSMGAATRVAGPTNGSNLVDNVVNRGASPNSNSAADGHMNSNVNPGGNGNSIPPPLAVSVAPAMPGPSNLAAMSNLHP, from the coding sequence ATGGACTACGATAGCCATCaccagcagcagcagcagcagcagcagcagcaacagcaacaacaacaacagcagcaacagcagcaacagcagcaacagcagcaacagcagcagcaaccACAGCACGTACAGCAGCAGTCTCACTCGACGCAGCAGCCCCCacaacagcagcagcacCACGCGCAGCAGCATCACGTGCAGCAGCATCTCCAGCAACAGTACCAGAGACACCTTGCTACAACTGGGTCCTCAGATCTGTACGATGCCAAGTATATTCCAAACATTCCAATGCCAATGCCGATAAGCCTATCCACTTACCCAACGCCATCAACTACTCCATATTATTTTCATGACGATCCGCATTCTCAGGTAGCCGATTCTAACCAGATCCAGCAACTTCCACACTTGATTAACCAACAACAGTCTGCTGCTGCGCAGCAGcaacatcatcatcaccCACAACAGCAGCACCAACAGCATCACCAACCACAACAGCAGCCACAGTCTTACTACCCGTGGGGCTTGCCGCATACCTACCAGTACTCTATTATGCACCCTCAATTGCAGCAGCATCAACAGTATGGCCAGGCGATCCCGCAGCACGCGTCGATCCCGCCTCCTGCAGCTGCTGTAACGCAGGTTGCTGCGATGCCTAATATGAATGCTTCCGGTATGCCTCCAGGCCAGATGTTGGATCCTAACGCCTTTGAAAACGTGCACAAATGCCATTTCTGTGAAAAGGCTTTCAAGAGAAAGTCGTGGCTGAAAAGGCATTTACTGTCACATTCCACAATCAAGCCTTATAGCTGTCCATGGTGTCATTCTCGACACAAAAGAAAGGATAATTTGTCACAGCACCTGAAGTTGAAGCACGCGGAGATGCTTCTTGAAAGGCTATCAGGTAGCCATCCCAACACTGGTTCCTCTCTATCCGGCCGTATTAGTACGGATGGCAGCCGCTCTTCTAGAGCGGTCAGTAGCGGGTCCGCTGGTGCTTTATCTGTTTCTACCGGTGGTACATCCACTTTCTCGATTAAAGACATGATTGATTCAGGCGTTCTCAACAAGAATGAGGTTAAGAAAACGCTCAATTCGTTGATAAATGCCGATATGGCTgattcaatggaacaaCATACACCTTCTATGCAAGTTAGTGGACTAAACTCCTTGTCTTCCTCTGCTAGTCCGTCATCGGTATCGAGGAACACCCAGCCAATGATGGTAGTGCCCGCTTCTACGTCGCACAACAACGCGGGAGGTAGCATGGGCGCAGCGACAAGGGTTGCTGGCCCTACAAATGGGTCAAATTTGGTAGACAACGTTGTCAACCGAGGTGCTAGTCCGAATAGTAATTCTGCAGCAGATGGGCATATGAATTCAAATGTTAACCCTGGTGGTAATGGTAATAGTATCCCGCCGCCTCTAGCGGTTTCTGTAGCACCTGCAATGCCAGGCCCAAGCAACCTGGCTGCCATGAGTAATTTACATCCATGA
- the NAT4 gene encoding N-terminal L-serine N(alpha)-acetyltransferase NatD (Syntenic homolog of Ashbya gossypii AGL071C-A; Syntenic homolog of Saccharomyces cerevisiae YMR069W (NAT4)) encodes MNNPTSYLLAQLQHSFPVNLETKNSEVLVREIHCTDKTAPPARRRLARELTTVIDRTLGHHYNSHAHVLYGRITRSTSWQDHKLYELQEPGICHVIYRPAIMPSSPVACFISLLICDDPYKPGDLALYILEIHVTSSFQNQRFGSTLLSATQNAAHKLMHQIPSLRCLQLTVFTDNRRARGLYTRNNFVVLSSQDIPAPLTVMYCSL; translated from the coding sequence ATGAACAACCCTACCAGCTATCTGCTCGCACAGCTACAGCATTCGTTCCCTGTGAATCTAGAAACTAAAAATAGCGAAGTTCTAGTCCGCGAAATCCACTGTACTGACAAAACCGCTCCCCCGGCACGAAGAAGGCTTGCCCGTGAATTGACTACCGTCATAGACCGGACTCTAGGTCACCACTATAACTCCCATGCTCACGTCCTTTACGGCCGCATCACCAGATCCACGTCTTGGCAAGATCACAAACTATACGAACTTCAGGAACCAGGCATATGTCACGTCATTTACAGGCCCGCAATCATGCCATCTTCCCCTGTAGCCTGCTTTATCTCTCTCCTCATATGCGATGATCCGTACAAACCTGGGGACCTGGCCCTCTACATCCTTGAAATTCATGTGACTTCTTCCTTTCAAAACCAACGCTTCGGCTCTACGCTGCTGTCCGCCACACAGAATGCTGCACACAAACTCATGCACCAAATTCCTTCTCTCCGTTGTCTTCAGCTCACCGTATTCACTGATAACCGGCGCGCACGTGGACTCTACACCCGGAATAATTTCGTCGTGCTGTCAAGTCAAGACATTCCTGCCCCGCTAACTGTGATGTATTGTTCCCTGTGA
- a CDS encoding HGL060Cp (Syntenic homolog of Ashbya gossypii AGL069C; Non-syntenic homolog of Saccharomyces cerevisiae YNR055C (HOL1)), whose product MAFRSLGIVQPLNNDGEPLGINVPGSFQMIKPEVDDNSASNEGTKLSVDDSEDESDLKRTKKGIILNPQPTDHDKDPLNWPVWRRDLALLCVGWHCFTGGGQTSMLAAGFSRLSTELNVPISSISYLVGPMMLALCVGSIVASPTAVLFGKRIVYLVGIIVFFVGSIVCATGNNFNQLLVGRIISGLGISTVESLPSATIAEIYFAHERAYRLGIYTLLLLGGKNLVPLLGSIIFEHLTTHWLFWILTIIVGVNLLLHVFFVPETFWDRTPIPSRRSLKETAIARRSLHLQASSSNIEYVNNSSGCSKPVETFSRVNGSATSSKTEETQDNAVSKFGKLAKYKSSIADSKFTSGLGLCHGRHSIDKWLMVMLRPFVLFSYPSILYASLLYAFAVVYLIMVSQVIDHGYKEAYGFSSLQVGMVYIAPFIGGCIGSLCAGTISDVIARVMARRNNGIYEPEFRLLTVLPAVVSTMAGLIGFGCSLQREDHWMVPTVFFGILGFGSSVGSTTAITFTVDSYKQYAQEALVTLNMFKNLIGFAFSFFNAKLNESSGHDKAFTYYALIELVIGLLVIPMYRWGKVSRAWTTEKSLLQFSYNTRTD is encoded by the coding sequence ATGGCATTTCGTAGCTTGGGAATAGTGCAGCCGTTAAACAATGACGGGGAGCCACTTGGAATTAATGTTCCTGGAAGTTTCCAGATGATCAAGCCAGAAGTAGATGACAACAGTGCGTCAAATGAGGGAACGAAGTTGTCTGTAGATGATAGTGAAGATGAGTCTGACCTTAAACGCACGAAGAAAGGTATTATTTTAAACCCGCAGCCTACGGATCATGATAAAGATCCCTTAAACTGGCCTGTTTGGAGACGGGACTTGGCGTTACTGTGCGTTGGATGGCATTGTTTTACGGGTGGCGGTCAGACGTCAATGTTGGCTGCTGGCTTTTCGAGGTTGTCAACGGAGTTGAATGTGCCGATTTCAAGTATTTCATACCTAGTGGGGCCCATGATGCTGGCGCTATGCGTTGGATCAATTGTAGCATCCCCTACGGCCGTTTTATTTGGGAAGCGGATTGTGTATTTGGTGGGTATCATAGTGTTCTTTGTGGGTTCCATCGTCTGCGCAACTGGTAATAATTTCAACCAACTTCTGGTGGGAAGAATCATATCTGGGTTGGGTATCTCAACTGTGGAATCTTTACCTAGTGCAACTATTGCAGAAATCTACTTTGCACACGAAAGAGCATACCGATTGGGTATTTACACCTTGTTATTATTAGGGGGTAAAAACTTAGTTCCTTTGCTTGGGTCGATTATATTTGAGCACCTAACTACACACTGGTTGTTCTGGATTTTAACAATAATTGTAGGGGTAAACTTATTATTGCATGTGTTCTTTGTCCCAGAGACTTTTTGGGATCGCACACCCATACCAAGTCGGCGGTCATTGAAAGAAACTGCGATTGCCCGTAGGTCTCTACACCTCCAGGCCTCGAGCTCTAATATTGAGTATGTGAATAACTCATCAGGCTGTTCAAAACCTGTTGAAACATTCTCAAGAGTAAATGGGTCAGCTACGTCTTCGAAGACGGAAGAGACACAGGACAACGCTGTATCAAAATTCGGTAAACTTGCGAAATACAAATCATCTATTGCAGATTCAAAGTTTACTAGCGGTCTTGGCCTTTGTCATGGAAGACACAGCATCGATAAATGGTTGATGGTTATGTTGCGGCCCTTTGTTCTATTCTCTTACCCATCTATTTTGTACGCATCATTGTTGTACGCATTTGCCGTTGTCTATTTGATTATGGTTTCACAGGTCATAGACCATGGTTATAAAGAAGCTTACGGTTTTAGTTCTCTACAAGTAGGTATGGTATACATTGCGCCATTTATCGGCGGATGTATTGGATCATTATGTGCTGGCACTATAAGCGACGTTATCGCAAGAGTTATGGCTCGACGTAATAATGGTATTTACGAGCCTGAATTCAGATTATTAACAGTTTTACCAGCTGTTGTATCAACAATGGCTGGCCTTATTGGCTTTGGATGTTCTCTTCAGAGAGAAGACCACTGGATGGTACCAACAGTGTTTTTTGGTATTTTAGGATTTGGGTCTTCCGTAGGGAGCACAACGGCCATTACATTTACCGTTGATTCTTATAAGCAATATGCCCAGGAGGCTTTAGTAACATTGAACATGTTCAAAAACTTGATAGGATTTGCCTTTTCATTTTTCAATGCTAAGCTTAATGAGAGCAGCGGTCACGATAAAGCATTTACGTATTATGCGCTGATCGAATTGGTGATTGGATTGCTTGTCATTCCAATGTACAGATGGGGTAAAGTAAGCAGAGCGTGGACTACAGagaagtccttgttgcAATTTTCTTATAATACTCGCACTGACTGA